Within Dreissena polymorpha isolate Duluth1 chromosome 13, UMN_Dpol_1.0, whole genome shotgun sequence, the genomic segment GGTTAATGTAACTTCGTGCAGTGTGTATGCCTGTGCCCTGTCATCGCAGCTCTTGCGCTAGTCGAAGGATCTGCTTCACGGATGTATTACACAGGAAATGAGCCTCGATTTCATGGCGATTCCTCTCCACAGCCTTTCGCAGTTTCGACTGCCTGTCGGGATTGCATGGGCTGTAACAGACGACACATGCATGCTAACAAGCACGAATTTATGGTTAATTATTGGATATTATATGACCTAACAAATGAATTACTGAATAATTTTGTATAAATCGTTTATTATAGGCCTATAAACCGTCGGTAGTTATGGTTCGCTGGATTAAAAACATTTCGATGATTACATCTTACATGATTTGTGGGGGGTTTTATGCGCGATGATTCAGGACTTCAATTTGCGGTGTATATTGAGTAGTTAGACAACGCTTTACTAATGGAAATCAGCGAGTTTTTAGTTAGATTGTTAATTTCTCTCTCCCTTTCTCCCTCTCTCCATGTTTGtgaggactgcacaagctaatctggaatgacacttaacgcacatgcattaaacccccttttcacagagcattttaaattaaaaaatatttccagTCCAGTTAAATTTCTATGTTCTACTCTGCTTAAATAATGTTTGCATATTTcggtaatattattatttttatacttattatttgttattttggttTCATATTgcttttgatatttatttaataattattttaaaaatacatgcgtgtttttttttttttcatcacaTTCATTTTTCTTTTCCTTTAAATGTCTCATATACTATGACTGTAATACGTACAGTTAGAACGTATTAACCAGTGTTGTTGATTTCCTTCACCCTGTTGCATCGATTcgttttttaatgcatttttattgtAATTAGAACTCATTTTTAAATACAGAACAGGTTTTAATTCATTATAATTTTTGGACGCATTTTATTATTTCGCTATTCTTAATACACAGAAAGTGTTGactaatactgaatatttactgTAATAGAAAAGAGTTTCAACCTCCAACCTTCCCTGCTGCCATGGAAACAACATCTTTGAAACTATAACAACACATCAGAACTAATACACGCTCACGTTACATTTACTACCAAGTTGACATATGTGTTCGCATTAAACATCATTACAACATCTTAATGAATTGATATAAGCATGCGCCAAGCCATGTTTACACATACATGTTAAAACAGTTGATGGGCTATAATGAATTTGCTGTCATTTAGTCAAATGATGGAACGTTTTATCCTGTATAAATTGTAATTTCAACTTCTTCCTCATCCACATTATTAATTAAACATATGCAAACCTTAACACTGTGATAATTATGCACATTGAAAACAATAGTGAATAAATGTCAATATTTGTGATCTCATGTTAAGTTTATTTGTTTAAGCTTCAAGGGACTTTTTCTCAGagattggcatgtattgaagtttgtcattgaatgcttaatatttttaacaatttatcTAAATTGCTCCAGtgaaaaacaagactattgccaagcaatacacgTCCCCTACCTCTCCacattgccatctgtccatgtttcatgaaaaaatatgaagagcttttaaagttatcgccggatcaaccattttcagcaatacaTATAGtcagcaaccagaattcttgatgtaggaacataataaaatgacgtgcataatctccttattgccatctgcccatgtttcaagtttcatgaaaaaaaatgtgaagaacttttaaagttatcgcaggatccagaaaagtgtgacagactgacagacactcagagcgcaaaccataagtaccTCTCCGGTTTCAACGGTAGAGGACTAAACAACTCAAAAAGTatccctcaactgggctcgaaccactgatccctggagtaaaagtctatcgcttagaccactcggtcatccgtgctcatacaatgagtggtgtattgcatactttaaataaacaatcctcgtagtatcacataATATAGCGACAACAAAAGAAATCTCCATGTTATTCAATCCTtccgcgttgaaacgctttataattttcaggtttttctaaaacgtcaaaagattcatataatgattaatttagagcatggttaatgttcagtattactgtttcctcacaaatatcataactacaacaaaaaaattgcgaatctaaaacattttttttttattttgtcaattaaccaaaacgtgaaaaggcccctttcgcTTTTATAATCACAATATTAAAGTTCAACCACCAGAGTacttcaaaacaaattaaaagtcACCTTGTTTGCCCTCTAAAATGTTTACGATGGAATACTGGATATGAAATAAGCACATCTCATCGTTGAAGAAAACATGTTTACAATCGCTAGTTTTATTTAGTGTCGAAATCCAAAGCGTGCAAAAATTTTCTTATTAACATAATGTCCGTTAACAACATGTTGACATTTTAACTTTTCGCGTATTTTTTATCTGAAGATGTCTTGTAAAATAGTTAAAAtcttaacccaattatgcctagcgtctagaaaaaaggccttggcaaacagcgtaaacccagatgagacgcctcatgctGCGGCGTCTCATAAGAGTCTggtctgtttgcttaaaggaatttctgtaagaaatacttTAAATTTAGAAATGagtgtactagacatccctaattttggaaattaattgatccaattaagaaggatgggagagtccactaggcatacatgggttaaatatAGCTGCAAGATGGTATATAATAACTCGGTCTTAAAGACCTTGCTCGCAGATTTTTCGAAGAAGTTacatttaacccatttgtgcccagtggactctcccatccttcttaattggatcaatttatttctaaaattagggatgtctagtttacttatttctatatttagaatatttattactgaaaatccttttagcaaacagcgcagacccagatgagacgccgcatcatgcggcgtctaatctgggtctacgctgtttgcaatgtccttttttcaggacgctaggcataaatgggttaatttcggAACTTCAAGAACTACCGTTTGATGACcgtttttaaaatcaaaacatatagAGATAAATGTCCTCCATGGAGCCCGTACCCGAGACCTTTGATATAACAAATCTAATGAGCTTACGACTCGTCcatctttaattatttttctaaCACTACGTGGGTATTACAGCCATTTGTATTTTCCAAAATCTCAGATGCAGAGCGTCACAAACGCTTTATACATTTAATTAGTTATTTAAATGATTATCTACAAAAAGGAAttgataattttaacatatttcttagTCGTGAAAATAACTATTGCTAGTTTATAAACAATTCATTTCGGGGAGTCAATTTTTAAAGATATGTATTGTGTCAATCTGTATAAAAAATGTACTGTGGcaattgttaaaatatatcaaaaaGAACAATTGTATTTTGGAAGGTAAACTTTACAATAAATGTCATACCTGACGCAAGGTGGCGTGGTGGCCAACAATCGTAACATCCGGGTCTGTACAAAGGCCCGGCACGCGAACTCTGTATTCACCTTGATGACGTCATCGCCGAGCAGAAGGAATCCCAAACTGAAACGAAGATCGGAATACATCTTTTTGGttcaaatataatgatacattgAGCTGTGCGGCCTTTTATTCGGGGTATATGTTAAAATTAATGAATATTGTCAAATATGCATGTATTTATGTGAATGTTTtacatataaaaatgtattaagttACAAAAATACACGAATATAGTCCACTTCAAGCGGCTATGTTAATTAGCGGAAAATGATATAGTAATGCGGCGTATTTTTTAAGTCCATTTCTGAAAGATCCACAACATCTGTTATATcatgaacaatttaaaacatgattTGGCGTGGGCATGTGTCATAACAGGCATGCATAGAGCACAAGAAGCCGGGTTACAAAGTGTGTCATAACAGGTTAGCATGTGTACAACACACAGGCTAATTCCCGACAGCAGCAACATTCTACAGTTCATTTATTGTTAGAAAAGATTCCCTTGAAACAAAACATACTGAAGTGCGGAAATATTGTACCGGATCAGCTTGTGCGGATTTAGCAAACGTGCATTGAGCCCGTTTCTTTCACGATACATATTCAcgtgtataataataaaataatggcaATTAAAACGTAAAAACGATTCCGGAAAATGTGAACATATCTCACATGTACCTTTGCATGATTCTATACGCGCTCCATGAAGTAAAGTCCGAGACCACGCGGTATGCGAAGACCCGCAGACGTCGGTCCGTGTGCGCGTGCGCAAGTGATGCTGGTGTGCACGAGACCTGTACGCGCTGGAAAATGGTGGTGAAGAGGGCGCACAGAGCCGACACGTCCGGGCTGTAGTCGTCACTGACATGACTTGTCTGAAAACGAGTTATATTGTGATTTAGTCGCTGTTAACCGACGACAAAAAGAACAATTTTAATAATGAAGCAGGCTGAAAAAACGAAAGCTATGTGAATGGTTGATTACGTTTGATAAACCCGAAGAGTAAAGCAGGACTTCAAAAAAAATGTTACTGGTATACTCTTCTAAAAAAATGTAACCGTTAAAAGATGCTCAAGAAAAACATAACTTTCAACATTATGAATTGACAAAAGTACTTTATATATTGCTACATTTTCAGACTGACTTAAAGAGCATTCATATATCATGAACTCTAAAGGAAGAGAGAGACTACCGTAAACTCTGTGTCTCACCATACAAATTTACGAATTATATACGTATTGCATACGTAGTGTTTATTTACGGTCATCGCGTTTGGGGCAAGTTTTTCAAAAGTCTTCACTGACACATCGGGACAGCAGTTCTTTCCCCAATAAATCTAGTCCCCAAACTTATGGTACAGACAAACTGGTAATAATACACACACCTGGGAACCTCTTTGAATATGAGGGACGTTTTCGTAATCATTAAATGCTTCGTCACTTTCTGCAGGAAGTCGTTTTCCGTTCGCCTTTGCTTGTTTACAACCCGAGGTAGATGCGGTTTCAAATCTCCCAAGTTTTACGTTCAAACAATCGTCGATAAATACACTGTCCTCACTAATGCTTCCGTGTTGAATACCCGTTTCACTTAAACAACATAGAACGCTAAATAGTTTATAAAAGCACTGAATTGTAAACAGAGAAAGTAGTCCGTCAAAAGTCTCTTCACAAGAACTGATAAAACTAACCAAAGAACTCAATTGTTCATTCACAATAAAAGTAGATCGGGGCGATATTTGTTCTGCTTCAAGCATTTTTGTAAATTTGTGGGGAATGAATTTCACAAATCGCTGAGCCGGTCCTTCGAAGGAATGCAAACAGGTTTCCATGTGCTTGTTGTCACCGAGTTGATCTACTATATCGAGTTCTGTTTTATAACTTGAGTCGACATTGGAAGACCTTTGTCGAAGGATTAAAACCTGGAACATCCGTTACAGACGTTAATAACGAGTAACACACAGTGATAAGATCGTTAAATGAGGAATTCTGGATTTCAGGTTCGCTTTATTCGAATTATAAAGCTTTGCGGATGGAAGTTTTGCAATGCAGCTTTAAAGATCTATTTTTTTGCTTCGAATAGCCATTTTatgttacataaaatattaactgtgtaatattatattttaaaacacgTCAAATATCACTAAATGAAGTACACATCAATAACTGAATAGCGGTATATAGATGAAGCATATCAATAACTTTATGGATTTCTTACTATAAGTATGTGGTACACTTTATATTATATTTCTAAATCTTATTCTTCAACATTAATTAATCTTTAATTAGGCGATAAGTAAAGAACAACACACCAAAAACAGTTCTCTAGTTTATTAAGCCGGATGTACTGGGGGAaaccaattacatgtatatgtttgtatgtttgtttgttttaattaaaaaaattaactgTATTCCTACACCTGGCAACGTCATACCTTCAACCGTAGAGGCCGTCcggtgttcaaatgttttatgttgAATACGAGGCAGATCGGAAGTGCGTCCGTCTTGTAGATGTATCTGCACTCGAGGGCCTCACTTCCGACTATGACGTAATCCACTCCGGGCAGCCACTCTCTGTGTGGGGCGTCAAGTTCCGGCGCCTCCGTCTCGCATACTAGGGCGTGATTTTGTAGAGTTTCCTTTGCGATAGACAATAAGACTTTTGTGGTTATGTGACAATAATGAAATAAAGTGTACTTAGTTTTGTTGAATGTTAAaatcatttgtgtcttgttctgtgaaagctgggcataatgcatgtgcgtaaagtgtcgtccaagattagcctgtgcagtccgcacaggctaatcagggacgacactttccgctttaatggtattttccgtttaaaggaagtccctttttaccgaaaatctagtttaagcggaaagtgtcgtccctgattagcctgtgcggactgcacaggctaatctgggacgacactttacgcacatgcattatgcccagttttctcagaacaagacgcaTTTTATAAAAAGACAGAACAGATTTCAAGATAAGATAACTGGAGAAATCTTGTCGTAATATATGGAACTATAAAAAATAAGACAACGCCATGTTATCTTTTATCTTTTCAAATGCGTGAAATATGAACACATAATATGCCATCAAACGCATTTAAATTGCCGAAAACAGAGGACTCGACGTATTATTTTTACATCACATGTGCTCGTTATTAAATGATTCGGTTTATATTCAACTACTGCACGTGTATATACAATGACTTATTTTATttagataaaaaatattgaattataGCTTAACatattaacccttttatgcctagcgtctagaaaaaacgcattggcagaacagaacagaacagaatttaattacacataaactttacagtttctagtgttaaacaaaatgataatacaaaatacatgaatatagtagGTCGTTGTTTTTTTCTTACCGAAATATCATAATTTGGTAATGGATGAACTTTACAGCTATTTTAGACAAACATGATAACAGTGTATCTAGCTATATATGGAACTGCTTTAATATGTCGCTGtatcaatgaaataaatcaatatctttttaaagaacaaacaataatacaatttgaatcacagtaaaatgttagtagtacacagagtaccgaattttatttatacttgatgttaacgcaacaactccatcagcatacaatagttacacaacatgatcaataaaataaatcaatatctttttaaagaacaaaaaataatacaatttgaatcacagtaaaatgttagtagtacGAAGAATATCGAATTGTATTTATACttgatgttaatgcaacaactccatcagcatacaatagttacacaacatgatcaataaaataaatcagtaatcttttaaagaacaaaacataatacaatttgaatcacagtaAAATGATAGTAGTACAAAGAACAACTACATGAGCATACAATAGTTACCCAGCATGTTTAAATGCAGCCTATCACTTTATAGCATAATGTATCATAATGAGTTCAGTCTacagttatacatataacactacagttatacatataacacaattatacattACTATGATTATAAACTTGGCGAATAGTTAGTGCCTCTGATATGAACTTGCCTAACTTGAACATTtcgctttggcaaacagcgtctcatcaggttttgcgctgtttgcttaaagaaatttctgtaagaaatattctaaatatagaaataaatatactagacatccctaattttggaaataaattgatccaatttagaaggatgggatgggagagtccactaggcataaatgggttaaatagccTACGACTCTGCCAGGTTTGCgatgtagcggatccgtggtctagtggtaacacactggcttcacaatccagatctcccgctgcacctaacctactaactcgtctttcgcatgagacgttaaaccgaggtgcagtgtactaggtgctatacaccgggcactcaaagacccagggtcacctctggaacggggtgtctcctgtatcttgcactatcccccgtaaccaactaacacgactttctgggggcgatggccatatgggagacaatcccggtgcactcgataaaaaataatgaagaagaacaGGTTTGCGATACGTGGTCAGCTTCAGTGAACAGGCTCAGTCATTACTACAGGCTCAGTCATTACTACAGGCTCAGTCATTACTACAGGCTCAGTCATTACTACAGGCTCAGTCATTACTACAAAACCCGTTCTCTGACGTAGCGTTGTCGCATGTGCGAAGTGTGTTTATATTAGTGTGTATTAGTTTTCTATGGAATCGTGCGAAATTATAACAAAACTGGATGTATtcttgaaacaagagctgtcaccataggatgacatatgcccccgaaaaacgctttttcgaaacctatacgcagatttcgaaacctaaacgcggaccctaagttcaaggtcaaggtcaaatgggtcaaatttctgtgcatatgaaaaggccttgtccatatatacatgcataccaaatatgaaggttacatctgaagcgacatggaagttatgagcatttttcgaaacctaaacgcaaagtgtgacggactttcagacagacagacagaaggacaggcagacggacggaaatgcgatcactatatgcccaccttcgggggcataacaagaaAACTGTCTGTGTGTAGCAATTACGAAATATATAAGAGGCAATACGCATCCACGAGCTATTACGTTGCTAGATGAATCGTATAACATGTAACCACATGTGTGTTGTACGAAATGTTAACGCTGTTGAAACCACAACAAAAATACCATTTCCAAAAGATTGACCATAAGATAATCAACAtgaattataatgatatattaccggcaaaaaaactttaaatgtaTGGGTTGATAACATGCAATGTAAATGTTGACAGTAAAAAAAGCAATTCGCGGAATTGTATTTAAGCGATTTGTTGTATAAATTAATGTCTACAAATAAGTTTGAATATGTTTTACGTGTGTTAATTGTTTGCACTATTTGCTTGTTTCCACACCAAAACTGTTGAGATCATCCTTCCTTCATGAACGCTTTTCAAACCTATGCCACAAatcgatattttttttaattattgacgATATCCCAGCAGAACATATGTCCGTATAGGCGTGAGTAAATGTTGAAGAGAAGCTTTATTATATCGAATGTAGGCGGCTCTTTAAGTATGTTATCGGTCAGTAACTTGATGTAACATAACGTAGGCGgagtttatttgtgttatttttgtcATCGGCCAGTGGTATAATAACACTTAAACAGTATGGGCAGTATCTCAAACAGTATGGGCAGTATCTCAAACAGAATGGGCAGTATCTCAAACAGTATGGGCAGCATCTCAAACAGTATGCACACAAGGAGCATGATAATAAGTACGATGAGGTTGTCACGTTGCATATTTATagcatgtaaaataatacaatatgaaaagAATCAATTGGTAAACAGCTTGTATAAATAAAATGACATTGATAACTGAAGGtaagacaaacaaacaaataaagcgTTCATTTAAAATGTTGCCTTTCGATAAAAAAAGAAATGGTTAAGAAGGATGAGAAAACACGCCTACCCTCAACACGTCTTGCATCTCGTCGAGAGCATCCTCCGTCATGGACTTGCCGATGTGCTCCGTAAACTGCAGTAGCCCGTTCCTCTCGCGAGATTTCGTCTCCGAGATTTCACAACTTCCGGTGCCTGCAGAAGCCTCGGTGCGGGAACGCAGTTGTCGCTGCTGCTCGAGCAGCTCTTCGAGGCATGCCAATTCTTGCTGTTTATCGCGAAGTTGTTGCTCTGTTTCGGTTAGTCGATTTAGAAGTGTCGAGCATTTAAACTTCAGCGAATCGTTTTCTATGGTAAGTTGCTCGTTGTTTTTGTAAGATTCCACTAATTGTTTGTTCAGTTTCGCTACGAATTCTCGAACACTTGAATTTACGTCGATGCCACAATTTGAATCAAACTGCATCATAGATCCGAGAGAGCTCCTGTTCGGTCTGATCTGCCGCGGTGCGTGCAACATTTGGGGCGTATCTCGTTGAGGAACAATTTGATCGCACGTGTTCAAAGGAACGTTCCGTGGCGATGACGTAATTGACGTCGTGTTCCATGAAGTATCGCTGCTGTAGGCAGACGACTCTGACAATTCGGTCGGCGACGACAACTCAGAGTCAAAGAGGTGATTGGCGTTCACGTATTCCATGGAGGAATAGTTCCTGATGGCGTCACCGGCGTCGTTGGGGCGGAGCTGATTCATGTTTCCAACGGAATTTGCACGGACCTCCATGTGCGGGTTGAGAAAGGCGTGCTCGGAGGGTAGGCGGGAGCTGGACGGCGGGCGCGAGTGATGGCCGCTGAAGCTGATACTGCGACCGAGAGTGGTCGGTGGGCGTGGCGGGGGTAGCACATCCATCGACGTCTGACGTAAAACAATGGGCGGAGCTAAAATATATGAAGGACGTATAATTTGCGAAATAAAAACACTTAGACAAGACAAGAATTATATTACTGCTGTATCAATACTAAAGGCATACCATgcaattaatcaatgaaataaaaaatgtaacaatTAAATAATGGCGTTTGTTAATAGCCATTGGCAATAAAATGTTTGCTTAGGCTCTGTTTTGATAAAATGATAAAGCAGCCAccgttttatttttaagatctaaTATTGTATAACACTTTTGACAGTGGAAATGCGTATTTAAACAATACCGATCTCGATCCTCGGAGACTGACACTGAAGTTGGATATTTTCATACTCGCTGCTCTCGTGCTCGCTCGGAGCCCCGGTGCACATCCGGGTGGGTGTCGACTTCCGGTTTAAATCCAACGGGAGCCGCCCGATTTCCGGTCTTCGATCTCGTTCATCTACAGGTATGTTCCTCACACCTGCATTGATGAAAAAACTAGTTGTGCTTACAACGATTAAAAAATATTCTGTTTAAAAAGGCTCCGTAAAGCTATCCTTGCCtacttgtattttatttcaatagtgtACAAGAAAGTTATTGATGCGGAGCATGACagggcactggatttttctgagcaaaaaattaatcccacgcctgctcctctccacccaggtgtataaatgggtacctgtgaggaaaataagtcaatgtgccgaGGCTGCATACTGTGCTATATGTAAAGGAACGCCAGTGATCGGGGGTTAATGTCGTAGTCGGCTGAAGATTCATacgttatcgaagcagactataaaccgcacctttaaccatTTAACCTTTAAGGGCGACATTGAGAGTTTCTATTGTGACACGAGTTAAACAGTTTTGGGCGTGACCATGGCATATCAACAAAGCTTGTTTTGCGATACTTATTGAACATGTGTTGCAACACTGGCGTTTTTTTAAGAAGCTGAGAAAAATGCAGATGGAACGAAGGTAGTTGAAGTGCATGTGACCGGTCGACTGTTTTAGAATATTTACTAGACAAAAAATTAAGGCATGTGTATTCAGCAGCATGGTTAAAGTACGAATATTGGAATGAATTTAGATCATACTTCCACAGACGTTATGCAACAACAATTTGCGCGACTAAACATTTTTCGCTTGAGTACATAGATTGATTTCTACTCCCTGAACTTAAAAAAGAAAGCAAGTAAGCGACACAATTCTAACTGCCCCTACTGTATGCAAAATCACACTCCATATAGTCCGCGATCATTAAGCGATTAAGCGATCATCTTTTGTTAATTGTCAGCTTATATGTTGTTATTTAATTGAGAAAATAAAACATTCGCACGCCATACATATAATATGATAATATATGATACATAACTGACGGACAGACGCGCATGTGACAGCTATCGCATTTACATCAGAAAGTGGTATGATTTAAGATAAAGGTAAACTATTAATATGTAAGCTGTTTTTCGCTATGTTTCCCCATTTTTAAAGGCAAGCCCCGttgttgtttacattaaacaTCTTTTATTTGCCAAATCAAATAATGTCagtaatacaaatgtatacatcGCATGACTCAACTATGTAGTATAATGCTTCCTATAAGAGTGTTTTCTATATTATTATTGAATAGGTCCGAGTTCAGGTGActttaattatttctaaatcGGGCATGTAAAATCGATTAATTTCCATTGCCAGTGCAGAAGTACTGTGAATTTGCTTCGCATACAttgaataccggtaattggttaAATGAAATTTTTAAATTTCGAAATGATGTCAATTAATGTGTTGGATATCATTAAGTATCGAATTTCATAGATTAATGACAGATGGTTAACCCGAGCGTGAATGAATTAAAGTTCTTC encodes:
- the LOC127855538 gene encoding ankycorbin-like; translated protein: MELITASKNGNFETAFNLLQAGVTPRVTDKDQATPLYWSACNGHNSLCEILIQAGSDVNKKVTWGSTPLHAAADRGHKDCVETLIQSGAEINCQNDRGDTALHKAAYRGHYDVIMTLLKARANVTIRNEKGKTPQGEALEGGHRDLAIKLSQFSNGVRNIPVDERDRRPEIGRLPLDLNRKSTPTRMCTGAPSEHESSEYENIQLQCQSPRIEIAPPIVLRQTSMDVLPPPRPPTTLGRSISFSGHHSRPPSSSRLPSEHAFLNPHMEVRANSVGNMNQLRPNDAGDAIRNYSSMEYVNANHLFDSELSSPTELSESSAYSSDTSWNTTSITSSPRNVPLNTCDQIVPQRDTPQMLHAPRQIRPNRSSLGSMMQFDSNCGIDVNSSVREFVAKLNKQLVESYKNNEQLTIENDSLKFKCSTLLNRLTETEQQLRDKQQELACLEELLEQQRQLRSRTEASAGTGSCEISETKSRERNGLLQFTEHIGKSMTEDALDEMQDVLRETLQNHALVCETEAPELDAPHREWLPGVDYVIVGSEALECRYIYKTDALPICLVFNIKHLNTGRPLRLKVLILRQRSSNVDSSYKTELDIVDQLGDNKHMETCLHSFEGPAQRFVKFIPHKFTKMLEAEQISPRSTFIVNEQLSSLVSFISSCEETFDGLLSLFTIQCFYKLFSVLCCLSETGIQHGSISEDSVFIDDCLNVKLGRFETASTSGCKQAKANGKRLPAESDEAFNDYENVPHIQRGSQTSHVSDDYSPDVSALCALFTTIFQRVQVSCTPASLAHAHTDRRLRVFAYRVVSDFTSWSAYRIMQSLGFLLLGDDVIKVNTEFACRAFVQTRMLRLLATTPPCVSPCNPDRQSKLRKAVERNRHEIEAHFLCNTSVKQILRLAQELR